DNA from Micromonospora nigra:
ACCAGATGCACCCCGACCAGGGGACAGGCCAGCGCCAGCCAGGCCGCCCGCCGGGTCGGCACCCCGGCGGCGCGGGCCAGGCCCGGCAGGCAGGACGCGGCCAGCACCACCCCGCCGACGGCGACCATCCGCAACGCGACCACCACCCCGGCCAGGTCGCCGCCGACGGTCACCGCGAGGGCCGCCAGCAGGACGAAGAACGGCCCGTACGGGGCCGGCGTGTCCCGCCAGATCGGGGCGACCGCGTCCGCCCACGGGCAGCCGGCCGCAGCCACCCCCGTCGCGTACGGGTCGACGCCGTGCGCGTACGCCCAGCCCTGGCAGGCGTACGAGTAGACGTCCCGGCTGGCCAGCGGTGCGGTCAGCAGCAGCGGCAGGGCCCACAGCCCGGCGGTGACGTACGCCCAGCGGGTCGACGGCGCACCTCGGCGCAGTGCCCACCACGCGCCGGTCATCGCGGTGGTGCCGGCCAGCCACAGCGCGACGGTCAGCGGGCCGTCCTCGGCACGCCACACCCGCTCGGCGGTGGCGTCGGGCAGGGCCCCGCCCACGTAGCCGGCCACGGCCAGCAGGACCGCGCCGACCAGCCCCGCCCAGCGGGCCCGCCCCGCCACGCGGGTCGACGGCACCGGCCCGACGGAAGCGAAGGGACCGCCAGGAGCAGCAGAGCCACCGGAGGCGGCGGACACGCCGGGGTCGGGCGGGCGGGCGGCGGACACGCCGGGGTCGGGCGGGCGGGCGGCGGGCTCCGTCACCGCGTACCTCTCCTCAGTCGGTGGCCGGTTCTCTGGCCGCCCGCGCCGACCGTACCAAGCGCACGGCCACCCAGATGGTCAACAGCGTCATCAGCGGGGCACCGGGAACCTTGGTGTACCGGGCCAGGCCGGTGCCGTCCGCGAGCACCAGGAACGACGCGACGACGGTCACCACGCAGAACCAGCCGGTGCGCCGGGCGGTGGCGGCGAGCAGCGCCAGCGGCCAGAACCAGTACCAGGGGTGGAACAGCGGCGCCAGGGCCACGGTCGCGGTCAGCGCCAGCGCGGCGTGCCACAGCGGGTCGCGGGTGCGGGCCCGCCACCACAGCCACACCAGCAGCACCGCCAGCACGGCCATGCCGATGCCCCGGGTCACCGGCAGCGCGTCGACGTGCAGGCCGAACGGCAGCACGAGGTAGCCGACGGTCTGCCCGACGGCGGTCGACGGTGACGTCCAGGCCACCACGTCGCCGCCCCGGGCCAGGCCGCTGATCCAGCCGAAGTCCAGACCGGCCGCGAGCGTGGTGCCGGCGACGGTGGCGATCGTGGCGGCGACCACCCAGCCGCCGTGACGCAGCAGCGCCCGCACCGAGTACGCCCCGACGATCGCGGCGAGGGCCGCGAACGGCACCACCACCAGGGCGGTGATCTTGACCGAGGCGGCCAGGCCGAGCAGCGCTCCCCCGGCCAGCAGCGGTCCGGGGCGACCGGGTCGGGACACCACCACGGCCAGCCCGGCCACCAGCAGGCCCACCATGAGCGCGTCGTTGTGCACCCCGGAGACCAGGTGCACGGCCACCAGCGGGCTGCCCAGGGCCAGCCACAGCGTCCGGGGCACCGGAACGCCGCAGCGGCGGGCCAGCACCGGCAGGCAGACGGCGGTCAACGCCACACCGGCCACCGCGATCAGCCGGAACAGGGCGATGCTGCCGAACAGCGAGCCGGTGGCGGCGACCACCGCGCCGGAGAGCACCACGAACAGCGGCCCGTACGGAGCCGGCGTGTCCCGCCAGATGTACGAGATGGTGTCCAGCCAGGGGCAGGGCAGCGCCGACACGCCCTGCTCGTAGGGGTTGACGCCGGCGGAGTAGCTGGCCCCCTGGCAGGCGTACGCGTAGGCGTCGCGGCTGCCCAAGGGCGGCGCGAACAGCAGCGGCGCCAGCCAGAGCCCGACGGTGACCAGGGCCCAGCGCGCTGACGGCACCCGGTCGCGCAGGGCCCACCAGGCGCCGGCCATCGCGGCGGTGCCGACCAGCCACAGGCCGATGATCAGCGGCCCGTTCGGCCCCTGCCAGATGCTGACCGGGGTGGGGCGCAGGTCCCCGTCGGGCAGCGCCCCACCGAGGAACGCGGCCACGGCGAGCAGCGTCGAGCCGGCCAGTCCGATCCAGCGCGCGAGGTGGTGGGGCACGGAAGGACATGCTGCCAGTACCCTGGGCGGCCTACGGAGGTGGGCATGCGGGGAATCCGGGTGGTGGTGCTGGCCACCGCGTCGGCAGCCGTGCTCGGCGTGGCGTACCTCACGCTCCCGCCGATGGGATCCGACCTCGCCGCCCAGGTGGCCCGGGCCGACTTCTTCGCGGCCCACGGTGGCACGCCGGTGGACCTGCGCTGGTACGGCGGGGTGCACCAGTTCGGCTACAGCCTGCTCACCCAGCCGGTGATGGCCGTCCTGGGTGTCCGGGTCACCGGGGCGCTGGCGCTGGTCGCGGCGGCGGCGGCGTTCGCGGCGCTGCTGGTGCGCGTCCGGGTGCCCCGACCGCTGGCGGGGGCCCTGGTCGGGGTGGCCGCGATCGCCGGGAACCTGGTCGCCGGTCGGGTCACCTACGGCGTGGGCGTGGCGTTCGGGCTGGCCGCACTGCTGGCACTCACCCTGCCGACCCACCGGCGGGGCGAGCCACCACCTCGGCCGGGCCGGCCGCCCCGCCAGCCTGGACTGTCGCACCGGCCGGGCCTGCGGCTGGGGCTCGCCGCCACCGGCGCACTGCTCGCCTCGGCGGCCAGTCCGGTGGCCGGGCTGTTCGTCGGCCTCGCCGGTGCGGCGCTGCTGCTGTCCCGCCGGTACGCCGACGGCCTGGCCCTCGGTGTCGCGGCGGCGCTGCCCCTCGGCGTGACGGCGCTGCTCTTCGGTGACGGGGGCTGGATGAACATCAGCCGCACCGACACCGTCCGCGCGGTGGTGACGGCGCTGCTGGTGGCGGCGCTGGTCGGATACCGGCCGGTGCGGGTGGGGGCGCTGCTGGCGGCGGGCGGGGTGCTGGTCGCCGCGCTGGTGCACACCCCGGTCGGCCTGAACGCGACCCGGCTGGCGGCGATGTTCGCCCTGCCGCTGCTGGCCGCCGCCGCCCGCCCGCCCGCCTGGGCGGCGCTGCTGCCGCGCCTGGGCACGGGGTCCAGCCGGGGGTCGGCGGGTCCCGGGGGCCAGCCGGCACGCGCGGCGGAACGGCCCCCCGAGGGCCAGCCGGCACGCGAGGCCGCGCGGGCCCGCGCGGCGGGGCGGGCACGCGAGGTCAGGCGCGCCGGCGAGGCGTCGAGGTGGCCGCCCTGGTGGCGCTGCTCGCGGCGGTGTGCTGGTGGCAGCCGCCGGTGGTCCCGGCCGACCTGCGCAGCATCGGCGACCCGACCAGCCGGGCGGCCTACTTCGCCCCGCTGCGCGACTTCCTCGCCGGGCAGCGCCTGACCGGACGGGTGGAGGTGCCGCCGACCCGCAACTACTGGGAGGCCGCGTCGCTGGGCGAGGTGCCGCTGGCCCGGGGCTGGCTGCGGCAGGCCGACATCGACCGCAACCCGCTGTTCTTCACCACGGTCCCCGGTGCCGCCGGCACCGGCGTGCCGCTGACCCCGGACACCTACCGGGCCTGGCTGGTCGAGAACGCCGTGCAGTTCGTGGCGGTCCCCGACGCGCCGCTGTCCTGGGTGGGGCGGGCCGAGGCGCACCTCGTCACGGCAGGGCTGCCGTACCTGACGCCGGTCTGGTCCGGCCCGCACTGGCGGGTCTGGGCGGTGACCGACCCGACCCCGCTGGTCGGCGCACCGGGTGTGCTGGTCGCGCAGGACGGGGCCGCGGTGACGTTCGAGACGACCGGCCCGGGGGTGGTTCCGGTGCGGGTGCGCCACAGCCCCTGGCTGACGGCGTCCGGCGGCGGTGTCGTGCGGGCGTCCGGCGACTGGGTGACCGTGACCGTGCCCGGTGCCGGCCGCTACACCCTCGGCAGCTGAACACCGACTTTTGCCAAACCAGCAATCTTTCTTGCCGGTACGTGTGCGGCGCCGGACGATCGGTGCGGCGGGGCCCAGAGGATGGGGCCCGGCAACCACCTGAGGAGGAAGCATGCGCCACGACGGCGAGACCGCACCGCGCACCCACCGGCAGCCGACGCAGGACCGGCCGGCCGGAGTGGACGACGAGACGGCCCGGTTCTGGGACGACCTCTACGGCCAGCGGGAACGACGCTGGAGCGGGCGGGCGAACCCGCACCTGGTCGACGTCGCCGGCCCGCTGCCCGCCGGCACCGTGCTGGACCTCGGCTGCGGCGAGGGCGGCGACGCGGTCTGGCTGGCCCGTCAGGGCTGGCGGGTGACCGCGGTCGACGTCTCGGCCACCGCCCTGGACCGGGCCGGGGCGGCCGTCGCCGCCGCCGGTGTCGCCGCCCGCGTCGAGTTCCAGCGGCACGACCTCACCCGCACCTTCCCCACCGGAACGTACGACCTGGTGTCCGCGCAGTTCCTCCAGTCGCCGCTGGAGTTCCCCCGGCTGGAGGTGCTGCGCGCGGCGGCCCGGGCGGTGGCCCCCGGCGGCCGGCTCCTCGTCGTCGAGCACGGCGAGGTGCCCCCGTGGGCGCGGGCCGCCCACCCGGACGTCCAGTTCCCCACCCCGCAGGAGACTCTGGCGGGGCTGGACCTGGAACCGGGCCGCTGGGAGACCGAGCGGCTCGACGCGCCGCGCCGCACCGCCACCGGCCCCGACGGTCAGCCCGGTCACCTGGTCGACCACCTGGTGCTGGTGCGCCGCCGGTAGCGGCCGTCAGCCCTCCAGCACCCGTTCCATCGCCGTCCGGGACCGGCGGCCGGTGCGCAGGTACTCGTCGAGGAACTCGCCCGGGTCGTCCCGGCCGAGCAGCCGCACCACCCCCGCCAGTTCCACCCCGTGCCGGGGCAACTGGTCGCCGGCGCGGCCCCGCACCAGCATCAGCGCGTTGCGGACCTGCGCGGCGAGCGTCCAGCCGGCCGCCAGGGCCTCGGCGTCCGCCGGGTCGACCAGGCCCGCGTCCCGCGCCGCCGACAGGGCGTCGAGGGTACGCGTGCCGCGCAGGGCCCGGTTCCCGCCGGCGTGCCGGAGCTGGAGCAGCTGCACCGCCCACTCGACGTCGGCCAGGCCACCCCGACCCAGCTTGGTGTGGGTGGCCGGGTCGGCGCCCCGGGGCAGCCGCTCGTTCTCCACCCGTGCCTTGATCCGCCGGATCTCGACGACCTGTTCGCGGGTCAGCCCGTCGGCCGGGTAGCGGACCGGGTCGACCAGGGTCTCGAACTCGGCACCCAGGTCGGCGTCGCCGCAGACGAACCGGGCGCGCAGCAGCGCCTGCGCCTCCCACACCTTCGACCAGCGCGCGTAGTACTGCGCGTAGGCGGCGAGGCTGCGCACCAGGGGGCCCTGCCGGCCCTCGGGGCGCAGGTCGGCGTCGACACCGAGCGGCGGGTCGGGAGCGGGCATGCCGAGCAGCCGGCGCAGTTCCTCGGCGATCGACTGGGCGGCGGCGCTGGCGGCGCTCTCCGCCATCCCGTCCGGCGGGTCGTAGACGAACAGCACGTCGGCGTCGGACAGGTAGTTCGACTCGTACCCGCCGAGGCGACCCATGCCGATCACCGCGAGACGCAGCCCCGGCGTGGGCGGCTGCGCGGCCTGCGCGGCCCGCAGCGCGGCGGCGAGGGTGGCGTCGGTGACGTGGGACAGCGCGGTGCCCACCGCGGTGACGTCCGCCAGACCGGGGGCCGCCCGCCCGCCGCCGTCGGGGCGCGGCGGAGCGGGGGCCAGCGAGCCGGCGCGGCTGAGGACATCGGTGCAGGCGAGCCGGACCAGTTCCCGGCGACGCAGCGCGCGGACCGCCCGGGTGGCCTCGACCGGGTCGGCGTGCCGCCCCGCCGCGGCGGCGAAGCCGGTGCAGAGCACGTCGCGCGGGCGTGGCGTCAGCTCGGTCTCCTCGGCCAACAGGCGCAGCGCCTCCGGCTCCCGGGAGAGCAGGTCGGCGATGTACCGGGACGACGACAGCACCCGGGCGAGCCGGCGGGCCACCGGCCCGGAGTCCCGCAGCAGCCGCAGATACCACGGGGTGCTGCCGAGCGAGTCGGAGACCTGGCGGTAGTTGAGCAGCCCGCGATCCGGTTCGGGGGCGTCGGCGAACTCGCTGAGCAGCACCGGCAGCAGCGTGCGTTGGATCGCGGCGGTGCGGCTCACCCCGCCGGTGAGGGACTGGAGGTGACGCAGCGCCCCGGCCGGGTCGGCGAAGCCGAGGATCTCCAGCCGGTTGCGGGCCGCCTCCGGGGTCAGCCGCAGCCCGTCGGCCGGCACGCGGGCCACCGACTCCAGCAGCGGCCGGTAGAGCAGCTTGGCGTGCAGCCGGCGTACCTCGGTGGCGTGGGTGACCCACTCGGCGCGGAACTCCTCGACGGCGCTGCGGCCCGGCCCGGCCGTGTGGCCCAGCGCGGTGGCCAGCCAGCGCAGCCCGGCGGGATCCGTCGGCACGGTGTGGGTGCGTCGCAGCCCCTGGAGCTGGAGGCGGTGCTCGACGTTGCGCAGGAAGCGGTAGCCGCGCAGCAGGGCCTCCCCGTCGGCGCGGCCCACGTAGCCGCCGGTGACCAGCGCACGCAACGCCGGGATGGTGCCGGGCGGTCGCAGCGACTCGTCGCCGCGACCGTGGACGAGTTGCAGCAGCTGGACGGCGAACTCGATGTCGCGCAGCCCGCCCGGACCGCGCTTGATCTCGCGTTCCAGCTCCTTCGGCGGGATGTTGTCGATGATCCTGCGGCGCATGGCCCGGACGTCCTCGACCGCCTCCGGGCGTTCGGCGGCCCGCCACACCAGCGGGGCCAGCGCGTCGATCCACTCCCGGCCCAACGCCAGGTCACCGGCCGCCGGGCGGGCCTTGAGCAGGGCCTGGAACTCCCAGGTGCGCGCCCAGCGGCGGTAGTAGGCCAGGTGGCTGGCGAGCGTACGCACCAGCGGGCCCCGGTTGCCCTCGGGGCGCAGCGCGGCGTCGACCGGCCAGGCGACCAGGCCGCAGACGTGGATCAGCCGGGTGGCGACCGTGGTGGCCGCCGGCAGGTCGTCGTCCTCGGCGGCCACGAAGATCACATCGACGTCGGAGACGTAGTTCAGCTCCCCGCCCCCGCACTTGCCCATCGCCACCACGGCCAGCCTCGGCGCGGGCGTGCCCTGCGGCAGTTCCGCGACGGCGATCGCGTACGCGGCCGACAGGGTGGCGTCGGCCAGCGTCGACAGCGCGGCCATGGTCTGCTCCAGCCCGCGCCCCCCGGTCAGGTCAGCCGCCGCGATGCGCAGCAACGCCAGCCGGTAGGCCCGCCGCAGCACCGCCACCGGGTTGCCGTCGCCGCCCAGGTCGAGCCGCCCGTCGGCGGTCGGTGCGAGCCCGTCGGGCGCGGTGCGCAGCGTCGCCCACTGGTCGGGGTTGGCGACCAGGTGGTCACCGAGCGCCGAGGAGGCCCCCAGCACGGCGACCAGCCGCCGACGCAGCCCCGGATCGTCGTGCAGCGCGCCGAGCAGCGCCGAGCCCGCGCCGATACCGCCCGGGGCGCCCACTGAGCCGTTCCCACCAGAACCGGCCGCCGCGTCGTTCCCGCCACCCGGGCCGGCCGTCGTGCCGTTCCCACCACCCGGGCGGGCCGTCGCGCCGTTTCCGCCGCGCACCGCCCGCCGCTCAGCCTCGACGAGGCGGTGCAGTTGGCGCAGGGCCAGATCCGGGTCGGCGGCCCGGGAGAGCGCAGAGAGCAGGTCCTGGGCCCGGTCGTCGGTGGGCTCCTGCGTCTCCGGCCGCCACAGGGCGAGACCG
Protein-coding regions in this window:
- the mptB gene encoding polyprenol phosphomannose-dependent alpha 1,6 mannosyltransferase MptB, which translates into the protein MPHHLARWIGLAGSTLLAVAAFLGGALPDGDLRPTPVSIWQGPNGPLIIGLWLVGTAAMAGAWWALRDRVPSARWALVTVGLWLAPLLFAPPLGSRDAYAYACQGASYSAGVNPYEQGVSALPCPWLDTISYIWRDTPAPYGPLFVVLSGAVVAATGSLFGSIALFRLIAVAGVALTAVCLPVLARRCGVPVPRTLWLALGSPLVAVHLVSGVHNDALMVGLLVAGLAVVVSRPGRPGPLLAGGALLGLAASVKITALVVVPFAALAAIVGAYSVRALLRHGGWVVAATIATVAGTTLAAGLDFGWISGLARGGDVVAWTSPSTAVGQTVGYLVLPFGLHVDALPVTRGIGMAVLAVLLVWLWWRARTRDPLWHAALALTATVALAPLFHPWYWFWPLALLAATARRTGWFCVVTVVASFLVLADGTGLARYTKVPGAPLMTLLTIWVAVRLVRSARAAREPATD
- a CDS encoding SAM-dependent methyltransferase, whose product is MRHDGETAPRTHRQPTQDRPAGVDDETARFWDDLYGQRERRWSGRANPHLVDVAGPLPAGTVLDLGCGEGGDAVWLARQGWRVTAVDVSATALDRAGAAVAAAGVAARVEFQRHDLTRTFPTGTYDLVSAQFLQSPLEFPRLEVLRAAARAVAPGGRLLVVEHGEVPPWARAAHPDVQFPTPQETLAGLDLEPGRWETERLDAPRRTATGPDGQPGHLVDHLVLVRRR
- a CDS encoding bifunctional [glutamine synthetase] adenylyltransferase/[glutamine synthetase]-adenylyl-L-tyrosine phosphorylase is translated as MGRPTSAAGRLARYGFGSTDDLVGARAADLLGPDGLALWRPETQEPTDDRAQDLLSALSRAADPDLALRQLHRLVEAERRAVRGGNGATARPGGGNGTTAGPGGGNDAAAGSGGNGSVGAPGGIGAGSALLGALHDDPGLRRRLVAVLGASSALGDHLVANPDQWATLRTAPDGLAPTADGRLDLGGDGNPVAVLRRAYRLALLRIAAADLTGGRGLEQTMAALSTLADATLSAAYAIAVAELPQGTPAPRLAVVAMGKCGGGELNYVSDVDVIFVAAEDDDLPAATTVATRLIHVCGLVAWPVDAALRPEGNRGPLVRTLASHLAYYRRWARTWEFQALLKARPAAGDLALGREWIDALAPLVWRAAERPEAVEDVRAMRRRIIDNIPPKELEREIKRGPGGLRDIEFAVQLLQLVHGRGDESLRPPGTIPALRALVTGGYVGRADGEALLRGYRFLRNVEHRLQLQGLRRTHTVPTDPAGLRWLATALGHTAGPGRSAVEEFRAEWVTHATEVRRLHAKLLYRPLLESVARVPADGLRLTPEAARNRLEILGFADPAGALRHLQSLTGGVSRTAAIQRTLLPVLLSEFADAPEPDRGLLNYRQVSDSLGSTPWYLRLLRDSGPVARRLARVLSSSRYIADLLSREPEALRLLAEETELTPRPRDVLCTGFAAAAGRHADPVEATRAVRALRRRELVRLACTDVLSRAGSLAPAPPRPDGGGRAAPGLADVTAVGTALSHVTDATLAAALRAAQAAQPPTPGLRLAVIGMGRLGGYESNYLSDADVLFVYDPPDGMAESAASAAAQSIAEELRRLLGMPAPDPPLGVDADLRPEGRQGPLVRSLAAYAQYYARWSKVWEAQALLRARFVCGDADLGAEFETLVDPVRYPADGLTREQVVEIRRIKARVENERLPRGADPATHTKLGRGGLADVEWAVQLLQLRHAGGNRALRGTRTLDALSAARDAGLVDPADAEALAAGWTLAAQVRNALMLVRGRAGDQLPRHGVELAGVVRLLGRDDPGEFLDEYLRTGRRSRTAMERVLEG